A single window of Pseudomonas benzenivorans DNA harbors:
- the birA gene encoding bifunctional biotin--[acetyl-CoA-carboxylase] ligase/biotin operon repressor BirA — translation MLPLLRLLQDGRFHSGEALGAALGISRAAVWKQLRSLEAELELPIHKVRGRGYRLASPLRLLDECLLASSPSGQAWPVSVLHSVDSTSSEALRRLEARNAAPFIVLAERQSAGRGRRGRTWVSPFAENLYYSLVLRVEGGMRQLEGLSLVVGLALLQAIRAMGVSGAGLKWPNDLLVGDRKIAGILLELSGDPADVCHVVIGVGVNVNMMPTEAQPIDQPWTSMRAALGHGVDRNELVVALNQQLARYLESHRKQGFSALREEWQNNHLWQGRRVVLTAGGQQIAGVVLGVDASGAIRLLVDGEEQHFSGGELSLRLSNDS, via the coding sequence ATGCTGCCATTGTTAAGGCTTCTACAAGATGGGCGTTTCCATTCGGGGGAGGCGCTAGGCGCGGCGCTGGGTATCAGTCGAGCCGCGGTATGGAAGCAGCTACGTTCCCTGGAAGCCGAGCTTGAGTTGCCTATTCACAAGGTTCGCGGCCGAGGCTACCGTCTGGCGAGCCCGCTTCGACTGTTGGATGAGTGTCTCCTGGCGTCAAGCCCCTCCGGCCAAGCCTGGCCGGTCAGCGTGCTGCACTCGGTCGACTCGACAAGTTCCGAAGCGCTGAGGCGCCTAGAGGCGCGCAATGCAGCGCCATTTATCGTGCTGGCTGAGCGGCAGTCGGCCGGTCGCGGCCGTCGAGGGCGCACCTGGGTGAGCCCGTTCGCGGAGAATCTCTATTACAGCCTGGTACTGCGAGTAGAAGGCGGTATGCGCCAGCTCGAGGGACTCAGCTTGGTGGTTGGGTTGGCGCTCCTGCAGGCAATTCGTGCGATGGGCGTGTCGGGTGCCGGCTTGAAGTGGCCGAATGACCTGTTGGTGGGGGATCGCAAGATCGCCGGAATCCTTCTTGAATTGTCGGGCGATCCGGCAGACGTTTGTCATGTGGTGATCGGTGTCGGCGTGAACGTCAACATGATGCCAACTGAAGCGCAGCCGATCGACCAGCCCTGGACGTCGATGCGGGCCGCTCTGGGGCATGGTGTCGACCGAAACGAACTGGTCGTTGCGCTCAATCAGCAACTGGCGCGCTATCTCGAATCGCATCGGAAGCAGGGTTTCTCGGCCCTGCGCGAGGAGTGGCAAAATAACCACCTGTGGCAGGGGCGGCGGGTAGTGCTCACTGCCGGGGGTCAACAGATCGCCGGTGTAGTGCTGGGGGTGGATGCTTCCGGCGCCATTCGACTGTTAGTCGATGGCGAGGAGCAGCATTTCAGCGGTGGTGAGCTCAGTCTGAGGCTGTCGAATGATTCTTGA
- the erpA gene encoding iron-sulfur cluster insertion protein ErpA, producing MSVETFTPTALLFTEGAASKVKSLVDEEGNPRLKLRVFVTGGGCSGFQYGFTFDEEVADDDTIVEREGVSLVVDPMSFQYLAGAEVDYQEGLEGSRFVIKNPNATTTCGCGSSFSI from the coding sequence ATGAGCGTCGAAACCTTCACCCCCACAGCTTTGCTGTTCACCGAAGGCGCAGCGAGCAAGGTGAAGAGCCTGGTCGATGAAGAGGGCAACCCGCGCCTCAAGTTGCGCGTATTCGTCACGGGAGGCGGTTGTTCCGGCTTCCAGTACGGCTTCACCTTCGATGAAGAGGTGGCCGACGACGACACCATCGTCGAGCGCGAGGGTGTAAGCCTGGTGGTCGACCCGATGAGCTTTCAGTACCTCGCTGGTGCCGAAGTGGATTATCAGGAAGGCCTGGAAGGCTCGCGCTTTGTGATCAAGAACCCCAATGCGACCACTACCTGTGGCTGCGGTTCGTCCTTCTCGATCTGA
- a CDS encoding DUF6776 family protein, whose product MAGWEVRPSDPRRAGRVRLALLLLIVGVPLAFFAGAWWQARSTQAFMDEHEALQARLSEQARELDQLRQSLAVVSSGEKVAQQANEQSRLTIKLLEEQIFKQQQDLAFYKGVLAPASRREGLRIRAFELQATDKPRHFRYKLLLSRVGKDDKPLAGQIRVTVEGRRGGKDVSLELADLTRGLPDELSEPVIAFTFKHFQAIPEAGRFAELKLPEGFEPRQVRVRAEVKGEKPLERTFKWIDEE is encoded by the coding sequence ATGGCCGGCTGGGAAGTCCGCCCGAGCGACCCGCGGCGTGCCGGGCGGGTGCGCCTGGCCCTGCTGCTGCTGATCGTCGGGGTGCCCCTGGCCTTCTTTGCTGGCGCCTGGTGGCAGGCGCGCAGCACCCAGGCGTTCATGGACGAGCATGAGGCGCTGCAGGCGCGCCTGAGCGAACAGGCGCGCGAATTGGATCAGCTGCGCCAGAGCCTGGCGGTGGTCAGCAGCGGCGAGAAGGTCGCTCAGCAGGCCAACGAGCAGAGCCGCCTGACCATCAAGCTGCTCGAAGAGCAGATCTTCAAACAGCAGCAGGACCTGGCCTTCTACAAGGGTGTGCTGGCGCCGGCCAGTCGTCGTGAAGGCTTGCGCATTCGCGCCTTTGAGTTGCAGGCCACGGACAAGCCACGGCATTTCCGTTACAAACTGCTGCTCAGCCGCGTGGGTAAGGACGACAAGCCGCTGGCGGGCCAGATACGGGTCACCGTGGAGGGGCGCCGGGGCGGCAAGGACGTCAGTCTCGAGCTGGCGGACCTTACCCGGGGGTTGCCTGATGAGTTGAGCGAGCCGGTGATCGCCTTCACCTTCAAGCACTTCCAGGCGATACCCGAGGCAGGGCGATTTGCGGAGCTGAAGTTACCTGAGGGCTTCGAGCCACGTCAGGTCAGGGTGCGCGCCGAAGTCAAAGGCGAAAAGCCCTTGGAGCGCACATTCAAATGGATCGACGAAGAGTAA
- a CDS encoding pantothenate kinase → MILELDCGNSFIKWRVVTRDGVVACGGVVGSDLELVEALRAQVAGLDACRLVSVRTEEETASLIAALRQTFSIECLRARPAAELAGVRNGYEQHELLGLDRWLALVGAFHLARGACLVLDLGTAVTSDFVDTGGQHRGGFICPGVPLMRNQLRTHTRRIRYDDKVAERALHSLDPGRSTAEAVERGCSLMLQGFVLTQLDLARQYWGDSFQVFLTGGDAPLVAGVVPTARVAPDLVFTGLAIACPLT, encoded by the coding sequence ATGATTCTTGAGCTCGATTGCGGCAACAGCTTTATCAAGTGGCGGGTAGTCACCCGTGACGGCGTCGTCGCCTGTGGCGGCGTGGTTGGCTCCGATCTGGAGCTGGTCGAGGCGCTTCGCGCGCAGGTGGCGGGCCTCGATGCCTGTCGGCTGGTTAGCGTGCGTACCGAAGAGGAAACGGCCTCCCTTATAGCGGCGCTCCGGCAGACGTTTTCCATCGAATGCCTACGGGCTCGCCCCGCCGCAGAGCTGGCCGGCGTGCGCAATGGTTACGAGCAGCACGAACTCCTCGGCTTGGATCGTTGGTTGGCGCTGGTCGGGGCCTTCCACCTGGCTCGGGGTGCCTGCCTGGTTCTGGACCTCGGAACCGCGGTGACCTCCGACTTTGTCGATACTGGCGGCCAGCATAGGGGGGGATTCATTTGCCCAGGGGTACCCTTGATGCGCAACCAGTTGCGCACCCATACACGGCGGATTCGCTATGACGACAAGGTCGCAGAGCGAGCCTTGCATAGCCTCGACCCAGGTCGTTCGACGGCAGAGGCGGTCGAGCGTGGTTGCTCGCTGATGCTCCAGGGCTTCGTGCTGACCCAGTTGGATCTCGCGCGCCAGTACTGGGGGGATTCCTTCCAGGTCTTTCTCACAGGGGGTGATGCGCCGTTGGTCGCAGGTGTGGTGCCGACTGCGCGGGTAGCGCCGGATCTAGTATTTACCGGGCTTGCGATCGCCTGTCCGTTAACTTGA
- a CDS encoding peptidoglycan DD-metalloendopeptidase family protein: protein MTSTRKAPPLYPKSHILAASGVAATLSLALLVFPSREVEAKRTYLNLELDSGSELVLQEKDDLRPGNRSTDDSASPFTEIEGAADQGLATKQKSSELATESTPPTDPLHKTIRVANGDTLSTVFAKVGLSASALHEVLNSSKEAKQFSRLKVGQELEFQLTADGQLDSLRSKLSDLESISLANTDKGFAFKRELVKPDVRSSYAHGVIDSSLFLAAKRAGLSHGLTMDLANIFGYDIDFAMDIREGDEFELIYEEKVVAGKKVGSGDILSARFTNRGKTFTAVRYTDKQGNTSYYGADGTSMRKAFIRTPVDFARISSRFSNGRRHPILNKIRAHKGVDYAAPRGTPIKAAGDGKIALAGRKGGYGNAVVIQHGSRYRTLYAHMQGFAKGIRTGGSVKQGQIIGYIGTTGLSTGPHLHYEFQVNGVHVDPLSQKLPMADPIARNEKQRFLQLSKPLMARMDQERSTLLALNKR, encoded by the coding sequence ATGACCTCTACAAGAAAAGCCCCCCCTCTGTACCCGAAAAGCCACATATTGGCTGCCAGCGGCGTAGCCGCCACGCTCAGCCTGGCGCTCCTGGTGTTTCCATCCCGGGAAGTCGAAGCCAAGCGTACCTACCTGAACCTCGAGCTCGACAGCGGCTCGGAGCTCGTGCTGCAAGAGAAAGACGATCTGCGACCGGGCAACCGCTCCACTGACGACAGTGCCTCGCCGTTCACCGAGATCGAAGGCGCCGCCGACCAGGGCCTCGCTACAAAGCAGAAGAGCTCAGAGCTCGCCACCGAATCCACCCCACCAACAGACCCCCTCCACAAGACCATCCGCGTTGCCAATGGCGATACGCTGTCGACGGTATTTGCCAAGGTGGGCCTATCGGCTTCCGCTCTGCACGAGGTGCTGAACAGCAGCAAGGAGGCCAAGCAGTTCAGCCGCCTCAAGGTTGGTCAGGAACTTGAGTTTCAGCTGACGGCGGACGGTCAGCTGGACAGCTTGCGCAGCAAGCTGAGCGACCTGGAAAGCATCAGCCTGGCCAATACCGACAAGGGCTTCGCCTTCAAGCGCGAACTGGTCAAGCCAGACGTCCGCTCGAGCTATGCCCACGGCGTGATCGATAGCTCGCTGTTCCTGGCGGCCAAGCGCGCCGGCCTGTCCCATGGACTGACCATGGACCTGGCCAACATCTTCGGCTACGACATCGACTTCGCCATGGACATTCGCGAAGGGGATGAATTCGAGTTGATCTACGAAGAGAAAGTGGTCGCGGGCAAGAAAGTCGGCAGCGGCGATATTCTTTCTGCCCGCTTCACCAACCGCGGCAAGACCTTCACCGCGGTGCGCTACACCGACAAGCAGGGCAACACCAGCTATTACGGCGCCGACGGCACCAGCATGCGCAAGGCCTTCATCCGTACCCCGGTGGATTTCGCGCGCATCAGCTCGCGCTTCTCCAACGGCCGTCGCCATCCGATCCTCAACAAAATCCGCGCGCACAAGGGCGTCGACTACGCCGCGCCGCGCGGCACGCCGATCAAGGCCGCCGGCGATGGCAAGATCGCCCTGGCCGGCCGCAAGGGCGGCTACGGCAACGCCGTGGTGATCCAGCACGGCAGCCGTTACCGCACCCTCTATGCGCATATGCAGGGTTTCGCCAAGGGCATCCGCACCGGTGGCAGCGTCAAGCAGGGGCAGATCATCGGCTACATCGGGACCACCGGCCTCTCCACCGGGCCGCACCTGCACTACGAGTTCCAGGTCAACGGTGTCCATGTCGACCCGCTGAGCCAGAAGTTGCCGATGGCCGACCCCATCGCCCGCAACGAGAAGCAACGCTTTCTCCAGCTGAGCAAGCCGCTGATGGCTCGCATGGATCAGGAACGCTCCACCCTACTTGCACTGAACAAGCGCTGA
- the hemJ gene encoding protoporphyrinogen oxidase HemJ, with product MLYLWLKALHIIALVCWFAGLFYLPRLFVYHAMSEDEASRERFCVMERKLYRGIMLPSMVATLVFGIALLSLNAGVYFSQGWMHAKLALVVLLIGYHHVCGAQLKRFARGENRRSHVFYRWFNEAPVLLLIAIVVLVVVRPF from the coding sequence ATGCTCTACCTGTGGCTCAAAGCCCTGCACATCATCGCCCTGGTCTGCTGGTTCGCCGGGTTGTTCTACCTGCCGCGCCTGTTCGTCTACCACGCCATGAGCGAAGACGAGGCCAGCCGCGAGCGCTTCTGCGTGATGGAACGCAAGCTGTATCGCGGCATCATGCTGCCGTCGATGGTCGCCACCCTGGTCTTCGGCATCGCCTTGCTGAGCCTCAACGCCGGCGTCTACTTCAGCCAGGGCTGGATGCACGCCAAGCTCGCCCTGGTGGTCCTGCTGATCGGCTACCACCACGTCTGCGGCGCGCAGCTCAAGCGTTTCGCCCGCGGCGAGAATCGTCGCAGCCATGTGTTCTACCGCTGGTTCAACGAGGCGCCGGTACTGTTGCTGATCGCCATCGTCGTCCTGGTGGTGGTCCGCCCGTTCTGA
- the tyrS gene encoding tyrosine--tRNA ligase: MKSVEEQLALIKRGAEEVLVESELVEKLKRGQPLRIKAGFDPTAPDLHLGHTVLINKLRQFQELGHQVIFLIGDFTGMIGDPSGKSATRPPLTREQVLDNAETYKAQVFKILDPAKTEVAFNSTWMDQLKPADFIRLASQYTVARMLERDDFSKRYSTNQPIAIHEFLYPLVQGYDSVALRADVELGGTDQKFNLLMGRELQRAYGQASQCIVTMPLLEGLDGVKKMSKSLGNYVGIQEAPGVMYGKLVSIPDVLMWRYFELLSFRTMDEINQFKLDVDQGANPRDIKIKLAEEIVARFHGDEAAANAHRSAGNRMKEGELPEDLPEIELAAAEDMPIAALLNKAGLVKNAAMARDLLGSGGVRVDGEVVDRSFICKRGAVHVFQAGKKAFARITLKAE, from the coding sequence ATGAAGTCGGTCGAAGAGCAGCTGGCGCTGATCAAGCGCGGTGCAGAAGAGGTTTTGGTTGAGTCCGAGCTGGTGGAAAAGCTCAAGCGCGGTCAGCCGTTGCGTATCAAGGCCGGCTTCGATCCGACTGCACCGGATCTTCACCTCGGTCATACCGTGCTTATCAACAAGCTGCGCCAGTTCCAGGAGCTGGGGCATCAGGTGATTTTCCTGATAGGTGACTTCACCGGGATGATCGGTGACCCGAGCGGCAAGAGCGCGACCCGCCCGCCACTCACTCGCGAGCAAGTGCTGGACAACGCCGAGACCTACAAGGCTCAGGTTTTCAAGATTCTCGATCCCGCCAAGACCGAGGTGGCGTTCAACTCCACCTGGATGGATCAGTTGAAGCCGGCCGACTTCATTCGTCTGGCCTCGCAGTACACCGTAGCGCGCATGCTCGAGCGCGATGACTTCAGCAAGCGCTACTCGACCAATCAACCCATTGCCATACATGAGTTCCTCTACCCGCTGGTTCAGGGCTATGACTCGGTGGCCTTGCGCGCCGATGTCGAGCTGGGGGGGACCGATCAGAAGTTCAATCTGCTGATGGGGCGTGAGTTGCAGCGGGCCTATGGGCAGGCGTCCCAGTGCATCGTCACCATGCCGTTGCTCGAAGGCCTGGATGGCGTCAAGAAGATGTCCAAGTCCCTGGGCAACTATGTGGGTATCCAGGAGGCGCCGGGTGTGATGTACGGCAAGCTGGTGTCCATTCCGGATGTGCTCATGTGGCGCTACTTCGAGCTGCTGAGCTTTCGCACAATGGACGAGATCAACCAGTTCAAGCTGGATGTCGATCAGGGTGCCAACCCTCGTGACATTAAGATCAAGTTGGCCGAAGAGATCGTGGCGCGCTTCCATGGTGATGAAGCGGCGGCCAATGCCCATCGCTCCGCTGGCAATCGCATGAAGGAGGGTGAGCTACCGGAGGACCTGCCGGAGATCGAGTTGGCTGCGGCTGAGGATATGCCGATCGCCGCGCTGCTCAACAAGGCTGGCCTGGTTAAGAACGCCGCCATGGCGCGTGACCTGCTCGGCTCGGGCGGTGTTCGGGTCGATGGTGAGGTGGTGGATCGCTCCTTCATATGTAAGCGCGGTGCGGTCCATGTTTTCCAGGCCGGCAAGAAAGCCTTTGCGCGCATTACCCTCAAAGCCGAGTAG
- a CDS encoding anhydro-N-acetylmuramic acid kinase: MPLYLGVMSGTSLDGMDIALIEQTDHTRLLATHFLPMPAALHSELLELCAPGPDELARAAVAEQHWVELAAQGVDALLQRQKLGPESIRAIGSHGQTVRHEPARGFTVQIGNPALLAELTGICVVGDFRRRDVAAGGQGAPLVPAFHEALFGAPDSHRAVLNLGGFSNLSLLEPGQPVRGFDCGPGNVLLDAWIHRHQGASYDRDGAWAASGRVQPALLRALLSDPFFSTQGPKSTGRELFNLSWLDSQLSRFEPFAAQDVQATLLELTATSTINALTEAMARIDQLLVCGGGAHNSALMTRLAAFLPHCVVSGTESLGVPADWVEAMAFAWLAHCCLEGIPANRPSVTGARGLRVLGAIYPA; encoded by the coding sequence ATGCCGCTCTATCTGGGGGTGATGTCCGGTACCAGCCTGGACGGCATGGACATCGCCCTGATCGAGCAGACCGACCACACCCGCCTGCTCGCGACCCACTTCCTGCCCATGCCGGCCGCACTGCACAGCGAGCTGCTCGAACTGTGCGCCCCTGGCCCGGACGAACTGGCTCGTGCGGCAGTGGCCGAGCAGCACTGGGTCGAGCTCGCCGCCCAAGGCGTCGACGCCCTGCTGCAGCGGCAGAAACTCGGCCCCGAGTCGATCCGCGCCATCGGCAGCCACGGCCAGACCGTGCGCCACGAACCGGCGCGCGGCTTCACTGTCCAGATCGGCAACCCCGCATTACTGGCGGAGCTGACCGGCATCTGCGTAGTCGGCGATTTCCGTCGCCGCGACGTCGCCGCAGGCGGTCAAGGTGCCCCCCTGGTCCCGGCCTTTCATGAAGCCTTGTTCGGCGCGCCGGACAGCCATCGCGCGGTGCTGAACCTTGGCGGCTTCAGCAACCTCAGCCTGCTCGAACCCGGACAACCGGTGCGGGGCTTCGATTGCGGTCCGGGCAACGTCCTGCTCGATGCCTGGATTCACCGCCACCAGGGTGCCAGCTACGACCGAGACGGCGCCTGGGCCGCCAGCGGACGGGTGCAGCCGGCACTGCTGCGGGCCCTGCTGAGCGATCCGTTCTTCAGCACCCAGGGGCCCAAGAGCACCGGCCGCGAACTGTTCAACCTGTCCTGGCTCGACAGCCAGCTGAGCCGCTTCGAGCCGTTCGCCGCGCAGGACGTTCAGGCCACTCTGCTGGAGCTGACGGCCACCAGCACCATCAATGCCCTGACCGAGGCCATGGCGCGGATCGATCAGCTGCTGGTCTGCGGTGGCGGCGCACACAACAGCGCCCTGATGACACGTCTGGCCGCCTTTTTGCCTCACTGTGTCGTGAGCGGCACCGAGTCCCTCGGCGTACCCGCCGACTGGGTAGAGGCCATGGCCTTCGCCTGGCTGGCGCACTGCTGCCTGGAAGGCATTCCGGCCAATCGACCGAGCGTCACCGGCGCTCGCGGGCTGCGCGTGCTCGGCGCCATCTATCCCGCCTGA
- a CDS encoding SPOR domain-containing protein — protein sequence MRWLFLLLLVLNLFYYVWHQQQAPMRAKEVAPLALLSRGEGDIRLLSESQPPQSREQLRASAEESVCLFLGSFEQKTAAAVLEQRLISLDIRSSVQAVDAAAGVDYWVYLPPLSSRQASLRQLKELQARKIDSYIIAEGDLANGISLGIFPRRDSAQSVVERLRGAGYEPLLKELSRAERSYWVRIAPESRRLAEDSLLERLALDFNGLEHQIKPCESIATSSRID from the coding sequence ATGCGCTGGTTGTTCTTGCTGTTGTTGGTGCTCAATCTGTTCTATTACGTCTGGCATCAGCAGCAGGCCCCTATGCGAGCGAAGGAGGTTGCGCCGCTGGCCCTGCTAAGCCGGGGAGAGGGTGATATCCGGCTGTTGAGCGAGTCGCAGCCGCCGCAGTCACGTGAGCAGCTTAGGGCTTCGGCTGAGGAGTCAGTTTGCCTGTTCCTGGGTAGCTTCGAGCAGAAGACAGCGGCGGCTGTGTTGGAGCAGCGCCTGATTAGTCTGGATATTCGCTCCAGTGTGCAGGCCGTCGATGCCGCAGCGGGCGTGGACTATTGGGTCTATCTGCCGCCACTTTCGTCACGGCAGGCTTCGCTGCGGCAGCTCAAGGAGCTGCAGGCGCGCAAGATTGACAGCTACATCATCGCCGAGGGCGACCTGGCCAACGGTATCTCGCTGGGGATATTTCCGCGCCGCGACTCCGCTCAGAGTGTTGTCGAACGGTTGCGAGGCGCCGGCTACGAGCCGCTGCTTAAGGAGCTGTCCCGCGCGGAGCGCAGCTATTGGGTCAGGATTGCGCCGGAGAGTCGGCGTTTGGCCGAAGATTCGCTGCTGGAGCGTTTGGCCCTGGACTTCAATGGCTTAGAACATCAAATAAAGCCGTGCGAAAGCATTGCAACCTCCTCGAGGATTGACTAG
- the tuf gene encoding elongation factor Tu: MAKEKFERNKPHVNVGTIGHVDHGKTTLTAALTRVCSEVFGSARVDFDKIDSAPEEKARGITINTAHVEYDSTIRHYAHVDCPGHADYVKNMITGAAQMDGAILVCSAADGPMPQTREHILLSRQVGVPYIVVFLNKADMVDDAELLELVEMEVRDLLSTYDFPGDDTPIIIGSALMALNGQDDNEMGTTAVKKLVETLDSYIPEPVRAIDKPFLMPIEDVFSISGRGTVVTGRIERGIVRIQEEIEIVGLRDTTKTTCTGVEMFRKLLDEGRAGENCGVLLRGTKRDDVERGQVLAKPGTIKPHTKFEAEVYVLSKEEGGRHTPFFKGYRPQFYFRTTDVTGSCELPEGVEMVMPGDNVKMVVTLIKPIAMEDGLRFAIREGGRTVGAGVVAKIVE, from the coding sequence ATGGCTAAAGAGAAATTTGAACGTAACAAACCGCACGTCAACGTCGGCACCATCGGTCACGTTGACCACGGTAAAACTACTCTGACTGCTGCTCTGACTCGCGTCTGCTCCGAAGTTTTCGGTTCGGCCCGCGTTGACTTCGACAAGATCGACAGCGCCCCGGAAGAGAAGGCTCGTGGTATCACCATCAACACCGCGCACGTAGAGTACGATTCCACTATTCGTCACTACGCGCACGTTGACTGCCCTGGCCACGCTGACTATGTGAAGAACATGATCACCGGTGCTGCGCAGATGGACGGCGCCATCCTGGTTTGCTCCGCAGCCGACGGCCCGATGCCGCAGACTCGCGAGCACATCCTGCTGTCCCGTCAGGTGGGTGTACCGTACATCGTGGTCTTCCTGAACAAGGCTGACATGGTGGACGACGCCGAGCTGCTGGAACTGGTTGAGATGGAAGTGCGTGACCTGCTGTCGACTTACGACTTCCCGGGCGACGACACTCCGATCATCATCGGTTCCGCGCTGATGGCGCTGAACGGTCAAGATGACAACGAGATGGGTACCACTGCCGTCAAGAAGCTGGTCGAGACTCTGGACAGCTACATTCCTGAGCCGGTTCGCGCCATCGACAAGCCGTTCCTGATGCCGATCGAAGACGTGTTCTCCATTTCCGGTCGCGGTACCGTGGTGACCGGTCGTATTGAGCGTGGCATCGTCCGTATCCAGGAAGAAATCGAGATCGTAGGTCTGCGTGACACCACCAAGACTACCTGTACTGGTGTTGAGATGTTCCGCAAGCTGCTCGACGAAGGTCGTGCTGGTGAGAACTGCGGCGTCCTGCTGCGTGGCACCAAGCGTGACGACGTAGAGCGTGGTCAGGTTCTGGCCAAGCCGGGCACCATCAAGCCGCACACCAAGTTCGAAGCTGAAGTGTACGTGCTGTCCAAGGAAGAAGGCGGTCGTCACACCCCGTTCTTCAAGGGCTACCGTCCGCAGTTCTACTTCCGTACTACCGACGTAACTGGTAGCTGCGAGCTGCCGGAAGGCGTTGAGATGGTAATGCCGGGCGACAACGTGAAGATGGTTGTTACCCTGATCAAGCCGATCGCCATGGAAGACGGCCTGCGTTTCGCGATTCGCGAAGGCGGTCGTACCGTTGGTGCCGGCGTGGTTGCCAAGATCGTCGAGTAA
- a CDS encoding bactofilin family protein codes for MWNKDKSKSDLQRFSGKTSLIATGAELTGDLRFQGAVQVDGRMNGNVQTSDGMVRVSVEGQVEGEIRAPHIVIDGEVIGDVHASEHLELGARARVRGNLYYGLMEMAMGAQIEGRLCHLKDGQRPLELPESLELAQ; via the coding sequence ATGTGGAATAAAGACAAGAGCAAATCCGACCTGCAGCGCTTCAGCGGCAAGACCAGCCTGATTGCCACGGGAGCCGAACTGACCGGCGACCTGCGGTTTCAGGGCGCGGTGCAGGTCGACGGACGCATGAACGGCAATGTGCAGACCAGTGACGGCATGGTGCGGGTCAGTGTCGAGGGACAGGTTGAAGGTGAGATCCGTGCGCCCCATATCGTGATCGACGGCGAGGTGATCGGTGACGTACATGCCAGCGAGCACCTGGAGCTTGGCGCCCGGGCACGGGTTCGCGGCAATCTCTATTACGGCCTGATGGAGATGGCCATGGGCGCGCAGATCGAGGGGCGCCTGTGTCACCTCAAGGACGGGCAGCGACCGTTGGAGCTGCCGGAGAGCCTGGAACTCGCACAATAG
- the argC gene encoding N-acetyl-gamma-glutamyl-phosphate reductase, translating into MIKVGIVGGTGYTGVELLRLLAQHPQARVEVITSRSEAGMRVDEMYPNLRGHYPSLSFSVPDVATLGACDVVFFATPHGVAHALAGELLAAGTKVIDLSADFRLQDAEEWAKWYGQPHGAPDLLPEAVYGLPEVNREAIKQARLIAVPGCYPTAAQLGLLPLLEAGLADTGRLIADCKSGVSGAGRGASVGSLFSEAGESMKAYGVKGHRHLPEIRQGLRRAAGGEVGLTFVPHLTPMIRGIHATLYATVADRTVDLQALYEQRYANEPFVDVMPAGSHPETRSVRGANVCRIAVHRPQDGDLVVVLSVIDNLVKGASGQAVQNMNILFGLEEQLGLAHAALLP; encoded by the coding sequence ATGATCAAGGTCGGTATCGTCGGCGGCACTGGCTACACCGGTGTCGAGCTGTTACGTCTGCTGGCGCAGCACCCGCAGGCGCGAGTCGAGGTCATTACGTCGCGCTCCGAAGCGGGCATGCGCGTCGACGAGATGTATCCCAATCTTCGCGGCCACTACCCGAGCCTGTCCTTCAGCGTGCCGGACGTGGCGACCCTGGGTGCCTGCGACGTGGTGTTCTTCGCCACCCCCCATGGCGTTGCCCATGCCCTGGCCGGCGAACTGCTGGCGGCGGGCACCAAGGTGATCGACTTGTCGGCTGACTTCCGCCTGCAGGATGCCGAGGAGTGGGCCAAGTGGTACGGCCAGCCCCATGGCGCCCCGGACCTGCTGCCGGAGGCGGTCTACGGCCTGCCGGAGGTCAACCGTGAGGCGATCAAGCAGGCCCGCCTGATCGCCGTGCCCGGCTGCTACCCGACCGCCGCCCAGCTCGGCCTGCTTCCGTTGCTGGAGGCCGGTCTGGCCGACACGGGACGGCTGATCGCCGACTGCAAGTCCGGGGTCAGCGGTGCCGGGCGTGGTGCCAGCGTCGGTTCGCTGTTCAGCGAAGCGGGCGAGAGCATGAAGGCCTACGGGGTCAAGGGGCACCGCCACCTGCCGGAGATCCGCCAGGGTCTGCGCCGCGCAGCCGGCGGCGAAGTGGGGCTGACCTTCGTGCCGCACCTGACGCCGATGATCCGTGGCATCCATGCGACCCTGTACGCCACCGTGGCAGATCGCACTGTCGATCTGCAGGCCCTCTACGAGCAGCGCTACGCCAACGAACCGTTCGTCGACGTGATGCCGGCCGGCAGTCACCCGGAAACCCGCAGCGTGCGAGGCGCCAACGTCTGCCGTATCGCCGTGCACCGCCCGCAGGACGGCGACCTGGTGGTGGTCCTGTCGGTGATCGACAACCTGGTCAAGGGCGCGTCGGGGCAGGCGGTGCAGAACATGAACATTCTCTTCGGTCTGGAAGAGCAGCTCGGCCTGGCGCACGCGGCCCTGCTGCCCTGA